A part of Arthrobacter dokdonellae genomic DNA contains:
- a CDS encoding FAD-binding and (Fe-S)-binding domain-containing protein, giving the protein MPVQRDRGGAGSRGSVASIRAALAAPEQTTTRPLDLHAHAHDASHFYLLPQAVAVPASAEEVGQLLQASAAHRLPLTLRSGGTSLSGQGVTDGLLVDVRKNFRGIEVLDGGARVRVQPGATVRALNARLLRFGRKFGPDPASEVACTIGGVVANNSSGMACGTRDNAYRTLESLTVVLPSGTVIDTGADDADARLRALEPDIFAGLVELRARVLTNPESRKIIEHQFSRKNTMGYGLNSLLDFDSPAEILAHLIVGSEGTLGFVAEAVFRTVPRLAHATSGLLVFQDLEAANTALPELVASGAATVELMDAMSLKVGQGLARVPCVVRDLQVENHAALLVEYQSGDAAELPGLEDSATALAATLGLSAPAHFSTDASVRAELWHLRKGLYTSVAGARPPGTTALLEDVVVPVPALARTCLALGKLFEKHGYENSVTFGHAKDGNIHFMLTDGFETADQLDRYAAFTEDMVDVVLGEGGSLKAEHGTGRVMAPFVRRQYGDELYDIMRRIKALFDPSGMLNPGVLLDDDPSAHLRHIKSAPPAVDAEVDRCVSCGYCEPVCPSKDLTLTPRQRIVTLRAIEAARTDGDLALANALEADYGYAAVDTCAVDGMCQTACPVDINTGNLVKHLRRDAAGRLENGVWETAARHWGAVTQGAGLALTVASKVPAGVVLPANTLGRKVLGADTLPLYSTELPAGGHARRRPAPSAEPAAVYFPACVNAMFGPAAESSPGVQASFEELCVRAGLELLVPEGIEGACCGTPWSSKGMEAGLAAMHARTLALLREATRDGELNIICDASSCTEGLIHTIGSEVPVPGRRPLRVVDAVAFTAERVLPALGRTWTRIDSLALHPTCSSTRMGLNPALEKVAGAVADNVQVPDGWGCCGFAGDRGMLHPELTASATAAQATDVAAMGASAHASCNRTCELGMTRATGAQYRHVLELLAEVSTSPATAGGRETCG; this is encoded by the coding sequence ATGCCAGTGCAGCGAGATCGGGGCGGCGCCGGATCCAGGGGCAGTGTCGCCTCCATCCGCGCGGCCCTGGCAGCCCCGGAGCAGACCACCACCCGGCCGCTGGACCTGCATGCGCATGCGCATGACGCCTCCCACTTTTACCTCCTGCCGCAGGCCGTGGCCGTGCCGGCCAGTGCCGAAGAAGTCGGCCAGCTCCTGCAAGCCAGTGCCGCGCACCGCCTCCCGCTGACGCTCCGCTCGGGTGGGACCAGCCTCAGCGGCCAGGGAGTCACGGACGGACTGCTCGTGGATGTGCGGAAAAACTTCCGTGGGATCGAGGTGCTCGACGGCGGCGCCCGCGTCCGCGTCCAGCCCGGCGCCACGGTGCGCGCGCTCAACGCCCGCCTCCTCCGCTTCGGCCGCAAGTTCGGCCCGGATCCTGCCAGCGAGGTGGCGTGCACCATCGGCGGCGTGGTTGCGAACAATTCCTCCGGGATGGCCTGCGGCACGCGGGACAACGCCTATCGCACGTTGGAGTCGCTGACCGTGGTGCTGCCCAGCGGCACCGTCATCGACACCGGCGCGGACGACGCCGACGCCCGCCTCCGCGCGCTGGAACCCGACATTTTTGCCGGGCTGGTGGAACTGCGCGCCCGTGTCCTCACCAACCCCGAGTCCCGAAAGATCATCGAGCACCAGTTCTCCAGGAAAAACACCATGGGCTACGGGCTGAACTCGCTGCTGGATTTTGACAGCCCGGCCGAGATCCTGGCGCACCTGATCGTCGGCAGCGAGGGAACGCTCGGCTTTGTGGCCGAGGCCGTGTTCCGCACCGTGCCCCGCCTGGCCCACGCCACGTCCGGACTGCTCGTTTTCCAGGACCTCGAGGCCGCCAACACGGCACTGCCTGAACTGGTGGCCAGCGGCGCCGCCACCGTGGAGCTCATGGACGCCATGTCGCTGAAGGTGGGCCAGGGGCTGGCCCGGGTGCCCTGCGTCGTCCGTGATTTGCAGGTGGAAAACCATGCGGCGTTGCTCGTGGAATACCAAAGCGGCGACGCGGCGGAGCTGCCCGGGCTCGAGGACAGCGCCACCGCGCTGGCGGCCACCCTGGGCTTGTCCGCGCCAGCGCATTTCAGCACTGACGCGAGTGTCCGCGCGGAACTCTGGCACCTCCGCAAGGGCCTGTACACCTCCGTTGCCGGGGCCCGCCCGCCGGGCACCACGGCACTGCTTGAGGACGTGGTGGTGCCCGTTCCCGCGCTGGCCCGGACCTGCCTGGCGCTGGGGAAGCTGTTCGAAAAGCACGGCTATGAAAACTCCGTCACGTTCGGGCACGCCAAGGACGGCAACATCCACTTCATGCTGACCGACGGCTTTGAAACCGCCGACCAGCTGGACCGCTACGCCGCGTTCACGGAGGACATGGTGGATGTGGTGCTCGGCGAGGGCGGCTCGCTGAAAGCCGAACACGGCACGGGGCGCGTCATGGCCCCCTTCGTGCGGCGCCAGTACGGCGATGAACTGTACGACATCATGCGCCGCATCAAGGCGCTCTTCGACCCGTCCGGCATGCTCAACCCGGGCGTCCTGCTCGACGACGACCCCTCCGCCCATCTGCGCCACATCAAGTCCGCCCCGCCCGCAGTGGACGCCGAGGTGGACCGCTGCGTTTCCTGCGGCTACTGCGAACCCGTCTGTCCCAGCAAGGACCTGACGCTGACCCCACGGCAGCGGATCGTGACCCTGCGCGCGATCGAGGCGGCCCGCACCGACGGCGACCTGGCGCTGGCCAACGCGCTGGAGGCCGACTACGGCTACGCCGCCGTGGACACCTGCGCCGTGGACGGCATGTGCCAGACCGCCTGCCCCGTGGACATCAACACCGGCAACCTGGTCAAGCACCTGCGCCGCGACGCTGCCGGAAGACTCGAAAACGGGGTCTGGGAGACCGCAGCCAGGCACTGGGGAGCCGTCACCCAGGGGGCCGGGCTGGCACTGACGGTGGCCTCAAAGGTGCCGGCCGGCGTCGTGCTTCCGGCCAACACGCTGGGACGGAAGGTCCTCGGCGCGGACACCCTGCCGCTGTATTCGACCGAGCTGCCGGCCGGAGGACACGCACGACGCCGTCCCGCCCCTTCAGCGGAACCGGCGGCCGTGTATTTCCCGGCCTGTGTGAACGCCATGTTCGGCCCGGCGGCCGAATCCTCGCCAGGCGTGCAGGCCAGCTTTGAAGAATTGTGCGTGCGGGCCGGGCTGGAACTGCTGGTGCCGGAGGGGATCGAGGGTGCCTGCTGCGGCACGCCATGGTCGTCCAAGGGGATGGAGGCCGGGCTCGCGGCAATGCACGCGCGCACCCTGGCACTCCTCCGGGAGGCCACGCGCGACGGCGAGCTGAACATCATCTGCGACGCCTCCAGCTGCACGGAGGGGCTGATCCACACCATTGGATCGGAGGTTCCCGTGCCCGGCCGGCGGCCGCTGCGCGTGGTGGATGCGGTGGCCTTCACGGCGGAGCGCGTGCTGCCGGCGCTGGGCCGGACGTGGACGCGGATCGACTCCCTGGCGCTGCACCCCACCTGCTCCTCGACCCGCATGGGACTGAACCCGGCGCTGGAAAAGGTGGCCGGCGCCGTCGCGGATAATGTCCAGGTCCCCGACGGCTGGGGCTGCTGCGGCTTTGCGGGGGACCGTGGCATGCTCCATCCGGAACTGACAGCGTCCGCGACCGCTGCGCAGGCCACAGACGTCGCGGCGATGGGCGCCTCCGCGCACGCCTCCTGCAACCGGACCTGTGAACTGGGCATGACCCGGGCCACCGGCGCCCAATACCGGCACGTGCTTGAGCTGTTGGCGGAGGTCTCGACGAGCCCTGCCACCGCCGGCGGCCGCGAAACGTGCGGTTAG
- the rraA gene encoding ribonuclease E activity regulator RraA — MTFTTADLYDEHGTELASVSLQFRDFGTRTEFSGPARTVRCFQDNALAKALLATPGNGAVLVIDGGGSLETALMGDMIARSAVENGWSGVIINGAIRDSEVVDTLPLGVKALGTNPVKSAKDGIGEVDVPVQLGAITIWPEAMVYADADGILVERRNPAA, encoded by the coding sequence ATGACATTCACTACGGCTGACCTCTACGACGAACACGGCACCGAACTGGCCTCCGTTTCCCTGCAGTTCCGCGATTTTGGCACCCGCACCGAATTCAGCGGACCTGCCCGCACCGTCCGCTGCTTCCAGGACAACGCCCTGGCCAAGGCCCTGCTGGCGACGCCCGGCAACGGCGCGGTGCTGGTGATCGACGGCGGCGGCTCGCTGGAAACCGCCCTGATGGGGGACATGATTGCCCGGTCCGCCGTGGAGAATGGCTGGTCCGGGGTCATCATCAACGGCGCCATCCGCGACAGCGAGGTGGTGGACACGCTGCCGCTGGGTGTGAAGGCCCTGGGCACCAACCCGGTCAAGAGCGCCAAGGACGGCATCGGGGAGGTGGATGTCCCCGTGCAGCTGGGCGCCATCACCATTTGGCCGGAAGCGATGGTCTACGCCGATGCGGACGGCATCCTCGTCGAACGCCGCAATCCGGCAGCGTAG